In one Umezawaea sp. Da 62-37 genomic region, the following are encoded:
- a CDS encoding phosphoribosyltransferase yields MSTTGVPIAALSPYRAEHVRRHGVAGEARDVRVVHELDGITAPVTADRLAQVGAALWQAHRDLPDHTPPDLLFGLDAGGIPPTLAVAAASGLPYQLAWKLDLELPNKAVFHEPHARRVEVFSYAAVAGLRVVPVDDEVTTGSTLANLTAVLRAAGAVVTDALCLVEDRTAAGRAVLAGIGVRLCALTTL; encoded by the coding sequence GTGAGCACCACCGGCGTACCCATCGCCGCACTGTCCCCGTACCGCGCCGAGCACGTGCGCCGCCATGGCGTGGCCGGGGAAGCACGGGACGTCCGCGTCGTGCACGAACTCGACGGCATCACCGCCCCGGTGACCGCCGACCGGCTCGCGCAGGTCGGCGCCGCGCTGTGGCAGGCCCACCGCGACCTGCCCGACCACACCCCGCCGGATCTGCTGTTCGGGTTGGACGCCGGGGGCATCCCGCCGACCCTCGCGGTGGCGGCGGCCAGCGGGCTGCCCTACCAACTCGCGTGGAAACTCGACCTCGAGTTACCGAACAAGGCGGTGTTCCACGAACCGCACGCGCGCCGCGTCGAGGTTTTCAGCTACGCCGCAGTGGCAGGGCTGCGGGTGGTGCCGGTCGACGACGAGGTCACCACCGGCAGCACGCTGGCCAACCTGACCGCAGTGCTGCGGGCCGCGGGCGCCGTGGTCACCGACGCGCTGTGCCTGGTGGAAGACCGCACGGCCGCGGGCCGCGCGGTCCTGGCCGGGATCGGGGTGCGGCTGTGCGCGCTGACCACCCTGTGA